A single genomic interval of Hoplias malabaricus isolate fHopMal1 chromosome 7, fHopMal1.hap1, whole genome shotgun sequence harbors:
- the LOC136701690 gene encoding cytochrome P450 2J1-like isoform X2: MTITHAVWNIPPKNFPPGPPALPFIGNIHSLRPSKIHIQLGELAEKYGSVFSIQIFGPRMVVLNGYKLVKNVYVDHGDEYVDRPEMPILRDTVGGKGLIASNGPAWKQQRRFALSTLRNFGLGKKSLEPSIHLEARYLSEAISNEQGRPFNPQVLLNSAVSNVICFLVFGDRFEYSDNEFQILLKTINEVMLLEGGILGLIYNIIPWLMKRLPGPHQKIFYFWSRMVNFVCRKIEEHKADCDPSNPRDYIDCFLTEMEKWEDDEAAGFNMENLCFCTLDLLIAGTETTATSLNWALLYMIKYPEIQGKVQAEIDSVIGSSRQPSVMDRENLPYTNAVIHEIQRFGNIFPVNALRTANKDTQIEGYSIPKGTIVVGSLTSVLLDKTEWETPHSFNPGHFLDANGNFRKRDAFMPFSAGKRVCLGEQLARMELFVFFTSLLQRFTFKHIEGVEPSLEYIIGATLTPKPYQLCAVPR; this comes from the exons ATGACAATCACTCACGCTGTCTG GAATATACCACCGAAGAACTTTCCTCCCGGACCCCCCGCTCTGCCGTTCATCGGAAATATTCACAGTCTCCGTCCTAGTAAAATCCACATTCAGCTCGGAGAG ttagcTGAGAAATATGGAAGTGTTTTCAGTATTCAAATTTTTGGACCAAGGATGGTTGTGCTAAATGGATATAAGTTGGTGAAAAATGTCTATGTTGACCATGGAGATGAATATGTTGATCGACCAGAGATGCCCATACTTCGTGACACAGTTGGTGGTAAAG GACTTATTGCCTCTAATGGACCTGCATGGAAACAGCAGAGGAGGTTTGCCCTGTCAACCCTTAGGAATTTTGGCCTTGGAAAAAAAAGCCTGGAACCCTCAATCCATCTGGAAGCTCGATACCTGAGTGAAGCCATATCAAATGAACAAG GCCGGCCATTTAACCCTCAGGTTCTGTTGAACAGCGCTGTCTCGAATGTGATCTGTTTCCTTGTGTTTGGGGATCGGTTTGAATACAGTGACAACGAGTTCCAAATTTTGTTGAAAACAATTAATGAAGTTATGTTGCTTGAGGGAGGCATTTTGGGTTTG ATCTATAACATAATCCCATGGCTCATGAAAAGACTTCCTGGACCTCACCagaaaattttttatttttggagcaggATGGTTAATTTTGTCTGTCGTAAAATAGAAGAGCACAAAGCAGACTGTGACCCATCAAACCCACGAGACTATATTGACTGTTTTCTCACTGAGATGGAAAAG TGGGAAGATGATGAGGCTGCTGGTTTCAACATGGAGAACCTGTGCTTTTGCACATTGGATCTTTTGATTGCTGGGACTGAGACTACTGCAACCAGTTTGAACTGGGCTTTGCTCTACATGATCAAGTATCCTGAAATACAGG GAAAAGTTCAGGCTGAAATTGACTCTGTGATTGGGTCTTCAAGACAGCCCTCTGTGATGGACAGAGAGAACCTTCCCTACACCAACGCTGTTATCCATGAGATCCAGAGATTCGGAAATATCTTCCCCGTCAATGCACTCCGGACTGccaacaaagacacacagatagaaGGGTACTCCATTCCAAAA GGCACAATTGTGGTTGGCAGCTTGACATCTGTTCTGCTTGACAAGACTGAGTGGGAGACTCCTCATTCCTTCAATCCAGGTCACTTCCTAGATGCTAATGGAAACTTTAGAAAGAGAGATGCTTTCATGCCATTCTCTGCAG gaaaGAGAGTGTGTCTTGGGGAGCAGTTGGCCCGTATGGAGCTGTTTGTGTTCTTTACCTCTCTGCTACAGCGTTTCACTTTCAAACACATAGAAGGCGTGGAGCCTAGTCTGGAGTACATAATAGGGGCCACGCTCACCCCCAAACCATACCAACTCTGTGCTGTCCCACGCTAA
- the LOC136701690 gene encoding cytochrome P450 2J1-like isoform X3 — protein MQLAEKYGSVFSIQIFGPRMVVLNGYKLVKNVYVDHGDEYVDRPEMPILRDTVGGKGLIASNGPAWKQQRRFALSTLRNFGLGKKSLEPSIHLEARYLSEAISNEQGRPFNPQVLLNSAVSNVICFLVFGDRFEYSDNEFQILLKTINEVMLLEGGILGLIYNIIPWLMKRLPGPHQKIFYFWSRMVNFVCRKIEEHKADCDPSNPRDYIDCFLTEMEKWEDDEAAGFNMENLCFCTLDLLIAGTETTATSLNWALLYMIKYPEIQGKVQAEIDSVIGSSRQPSVMDRENLPYTNAVIHEIQRFGNIFPVNALRTANKDTQIEGYSIPKGTIVVGSLTSVLLDKTEWETPHSFNPGHFLDANGNFRKRDAFMPFSAGKRVCLGEQLARMELFVFFTSLLQRFTFKHIEGVEPSLEYIIGATLTPKPYQLCAVPR, from the exons ttagcTGAGAAATATGGAAGTGTTTTCAGTATTCAAATTTTTGGACCAAGGATGGTTGTGCTAAATGGATATAAGTTGGTGAAAAATGTCTATGTTGACCATGGAGATGAATATGTTGATCGACCAGAGATGCCCATACTTCGTGACACAGTTGGTGGTAAAG GACTTATTGCCTCTAATGGACCTGCATGGAAACAGCAGAGGAGGTTTGCCCTGTCAACCCTTAGGAATTTTGGCCTTGGAAAAAAAAGCCTGGAACCCTCAATCCATCTGGAAGCTCGATACCTGAGTGAAGCCATATCAAATGAACAAG GCCGGCCATTTAACCCTCAGGTTCTGTTGAACAGCGCTGTCTCGAATGTGATCTGTTTCCTTGTGTTTGGGGATCGGTTTGAATACAGTGACAACGAGTTCCAAATTTTGTTGAAAACAATTAATGAAGTTATGTTGCTTGAGGGAGGCATTTTGGGTTTG ATCTATAACATAATCCCATGGCTCATGAAAAGACTTCCTGGACCTCACCagaaaattttttatttttggagcaggATGGTTAATTTTGTCTGTCGTAAAATAGAAGAGCACAAAGCAGACTGTGACCCATCAAACCCACGAGACTATATTGACTGTTTTCTCACTGAGATGGAAAAG TGGGAAGATGATGAGGCTGCTGGTTTCAACATGGAGAACCTGTGCTTTTGCACATTGGATCTTTTGATTGCTGGGACTGAGACTACTGCAACCAGTTTGAACTGGGCTTTGCTCTACATGATCAAGTATCCTGAAATACAGG GAAAAGTTCAGGCTGAAATTGACTCTGTGATTGGGTCTTCAAGACAGCCCTCTGTGATGGACAGAGAGAACCTTCCCTACACCAACGCTGTTATCCATGAGATCCAGAGATTCGGAAATATCTTCCCCGTCAATGCACTCCGGACTGccaacaaagacacacagatagaaGGGTACTCCATTCCAAAA GGCACAATTGTGGTTGGCAGCTTGACATCTGTTCTGCTTGACAAGACTGAGTGGGAGACTCCTCATTCCTTCAATCCAGGTCACTTCCTAGATGCTAATGGAAACTTTAGAAAGAGAGATGCTTTCATGCCATTCTCTGCAG gaaaGAGAGTGTGTCTTGGGGAGCAGTTGGCCCGTATGGAGCTGTTTGTGTTCTTTACCTCTCTGCTACAGCGTTTCACTTTCAAACACATAGAAGGCGTGGAGCCTAGTCTGGAGTACATAATAGGGGCCACGCTCACCCCCAAACCATACCAACTCTGTGCTGTCCCACGCTAA
- the LOC136701690 gene encoding cytochrome P450 2J2-like isoform X4 — protein sequence MVVLNGYKLVKNVYVDHGDEYVDRPEMPILRDTVGGKGLIASNGPAWKQQRRFALSTLRNFGLGKKSLEPSIHLEARYLSEAISNEQGRPFNPQVLLNSAVSNVICFLVFGDRFEYSDNEFQILLKTINEVMLLEGGILGLIYNIIPWLMKRLPGPHQKIFYFWSRMVNFVCRKIEEHKADCDPSNPRDYIDCFLTEMEKWEDDEAAGFNMENLCFCTLDLLIAGTETTATSLNWALLYMIKYPEIQGKVQAEIDSVIGSSRQPSVMDRENLPYTNAVIHEIQRFGNIFPVNALRTANKDTQIEGYSIPKGTIVVGSLTSVLLDKTEWETPHSFNPGHFLDANGNFRKRDAFMPFSAGKRVCLGEQLARMELFVFFTSLLQRFTFKHIEGVEPSLEYIIGATLTPKPYQLCAVPR from the exons ATGGTTGTGCTAAATGGATATAAGTTGGTGAAAAATGTCTATGTTGACCATGGAGATGAATATGTTGATCGACCAGAGATGCCCATACTTCGTGACACAGTTGGTGGTAAAG GACTTATTGCCTCTAATGGACCTGCATGGAAACAGCAGAGGAGGTTTGCCCTGTCAACCCTTAGGAATTTTGGCCTTGGAAAAAAAAGCCTGGAACCCTCAATCCATCTGGAAGCTCGATACCTGAGTGAAGCCATATCAAATGAACAAG GCCGGCCATTTAACCCTCAGGTTCTGTTGAACAGCGCTGTCTCGAATGTGATCTGTTTCCTTGTGTTTGGGGATCGGTTTGAATACAGTGACAACGAGTTCCAAATTTTGTTGAAAACAATTAATGAAGTTATGTTGCTTGAGGGAGGCATTTTGGGTTTG ATCTATAACATAATCCCATGGCTCATGAAAAGACTTCCTGGACCTCACCagaaaattttttatttttggagcaggATGGTTAATTTTGTCTGTCGTAAAATAGAAGAGCACAAAGCAGACTGTGACCCATCAAACCCACGAGACTATATTGACTGTTTTCTCACTGAGATGGAAAAG TGGGAAGATGATGAGGCTGCTGGTTTCAACATGGAGAACCTGTGCTTTTGCACATTGGATCTTTTGATTGCTGGGACTGAGACTACTGCAACCAGTTTGAACTGGGCTTTGCTCTACATGATCAAGTATCCTGAAATACAGG GAAAAGTTCAGGCTGAAATTGACTCTGTGATTGGGTCTTCAAGACAGCCCTCTGTGATGGACAGAGAGAACCTTCCCTACACCAACGCTGTTATCCATGAGATCCAGAGATTCGGAAATATCTTCCCCGTCAATGCACTCCGGACTGccaacaaagacacacagatagaaGGGTACTCCATTCCAAAA GGCACAATTGTGGTTGGCAGCTTGACATCTGTTCTGCTTGACAAGACTGAGTGGGAGACTCCTCATTCCTTCAATCCAGGTCACTTCCTAGATGCTAATGGAAACTTTAGAAAGAGAGATGCTTTCATGCCATTCTCTGCAG gaaaGAGAGTGTGTCTTGGGGAGCAGTTGGCCCGTATGGAGCTGTTTGTGTTCTTTACCTCTCTGCTACAGCGTTTCACTTTCAAACACATAGAAGGCGTGGAGCCTAGTCTGGAGTACATAATAGGGGCCACGCTCACCCCCAAACCATACCAACTCTGTGCTGTCCCACGCTAA
- the LOC136701690 gene encoding cytochrome P450 2J1-like isoform X1: MSVSQLLNILVWFDIKSLLLFSCIFLIVFEYVRNIPPKNFPPGPPALPFIGNIHSLRPSKIHIQLGELAEKYGSVFSIQIFGPRMVVLNGYKLVKNVYVDHGDEYVDRPEMPILRDTVGGKGLIASNGPAWKQQRRFALSTLRNFGLGKKSLEPSIHLEARYLSEAISNEQGRPFNPQVLLNSAVSNVICFLVFGDRFEYSDNEFQILLKTINEVMLLEGGILGLIYNIIPWLMKRLPGPHQKIFYFWSRMVNFVCRKIEEHKADCDPSNPRDYIDCFLTEMEKWEDDEAAGFNMENLCFCTLDLLIAGTETTATSLNWALLYMIKYPEIQGKVQAEIDSVIGSSRQPSVMDRENLPYTNAVIHEIQRFGNIFPVNALRTANKDTQIEGYSIPKGTIVVGSLTSVLLDKTEWETPHSFNPGHFLDANGNFRKRDAFMPFSAGKRVCLGEQLARMELFVFFTSLLQRFTFKHIEGVEPSLEYIIGATLTPKPYQLCAVPR; encoded by the exons ATGTCAGTCTCTCAGCTGTTAAACATTCTCGTGTGGTTCGACATTAAGAGCCTATTGTTGTTTTCGTGTATCTTTTTGATTGTCTTTGAATACGTGAGGAATATACCACCGAAGAACTTTCCTCCCGGACCCCCCGCTCTGCCGTTCATCGGAAATATTCACAGTCTCCGTCCTAGTAAAATCCACATTCAGCTCGGAGAG ttagcTGAGAAATATGGAAGTGTTTTCAGTATTCAAATTTTTGGACCAAGGATGGTTGTGCTAAATGGATATAAGTTGGTGAAAAATGTCTATGTTGACCATGGAGATGAATATGTTGATCGACCAGAGATGCCCATACTTCGTGACACAGTTGGTGGTAAAG GACTTATTGCCTCTAATGGACCTGCATGGAAACAGCAGAGGAGGTTTGCCCTGTCAACCCTTAGGAATTTTGGCCTTGGAAAAAAAAGCCTGGAACCCTCAATCCATCTGGAAGCTCGATACCTGAGTGAAGCCATATCAAATGAACAAG GCCGGCCATTTAACCCTCAGGTTCTGTTGAACAGCGCTGTCTCGAATGTGATCTGTTTCCTTGTGTTTGGGGATCGGTTTGAATACAGTGACAACGAGTTCCAAATTTTGTTGAAAACAATTAATGAAGTTATGTTGCTTGAGGGAGGCATTTTGGGTTTG ATCTATAACATAATCCCATGGCTCATGAAAAGACTTCCTGGACCTCACCagaaaattttttatttttggagcaggATGGTTAATTTTGTCTGTCGTAAAATAGAAGAGCACAAAGCAGACTGTGACCCATCAAACCCACGAGACTATATTGACTGTTTTCTCACTGAGATGGAAAAG TGGGAAGATGATGAGGCTGCTGGTTTCAACATGGAGAACCTGTGCTTTTGCACATTGGATCTTTTGATTGCTGGGACTGAGACTACTGCAACCAGTTTGAACTGGGCTTTGCTCTACATGATCAAGTATCCTGAAATACAGG GAAAAGTTCAGGCTGAAATTGACTCTGTGATTGGGTCTTCAAGACAGCCCTCTGTGATGGACAGAGAGAACCTTCCCTACACCAACGCTGTTATCCATGAGATCCAGAGATTCGGAAATATCTTCCCCGTCAATGCACTCCGGACTGccaacaaagacacacagatagaaGGGTACTCCATTCCAAAA GGCACAATTGTGGTTGGCAGCTTGACATCTGTTCTGCTTGACAAGACTGAGTGGGAGACTCCTCATTCCTTCAATCCAGGTCACTTCCTAGATGCTAATGGAAACTTTAGAAAGAGAGATGCTTTCATGCCATTCTCTGCAG gaaaGAGAGTGTGTCTTGGGGAGCAGTTGGCCCGTATGGAGCTGTTTGTGTTCTTTACCTCTCTGCTACAGCGTTTCACTTTCAAACACATAGAAGGCGTGGAGCCTAGTCTGGAGTACATAATAGGGGCCACGCTCACCCCCAAACCATACCAACTCTGTGCTGTCCCACGCTAA